The Theobroma cacao cultivar B97-61/B2 chromosome 2, Criollo_cocoa_genome_V2, whole genome shotgun sequence genome includes the window TCAATGCTATGAACGAAATTAACATCATAATAAGCGCGTAATGAGGGTGATCTTTGGAGGAAAGCTGATCGAAAACCGCTGAAGGGAGTTCCAGGGTAAAGTTGGTGATAGGGAAAACCCATGTTAAAACATCCTGCATTAAAACAATTTGATTATTAGACATTGTTTTATAATACTGCTATGCTCATCTTTTTGCTCAAGGGCAAGCAGTTATTTAGCTTTTCTTGCCTTTCGAGTTTAAGAGTTTAAGTTTCATGATCTTCACCTATGATTTCTTGtgcggttttttttttttttttgtaagtgCACAGATTTCCATTGCTTGGACCATGTCAATGTGTCATGAAAAGTCTATTACAATAAACAAGAGacttaaaataacatatgGATCGCTGAGATTAATAAAAtcactttttaaaaaaataatttaattatttagatgTTAGAGACTAAACAttataactaaaataaaactctTAATTTGGATTAAGGTAGACCTTTAAACTCGAGTCATCGTGATTATTACTGCCTCCATTTTCTTCATCACCATTCGACACTTGAATATTTTGGCTGCCCAAATCTCTTTCAACATGATCAGTTTCTAGCGTTGTCTGTCTGAGATAATTTTCGCTGTCAGCATTTGCTTCACCAACTTTCTGcattaaaagaatttgattatttagATGTTAAAGACTAGACattataactaaattaaaactGTTGGTTTGGATTCAAGTTTAACCTTTAAACGCCAGCCATCTTGGTTGTCAGGGAGTTGTTTTTGATCAGATAAAATACCATTAGCAATCTCTAGCAAATGGCTTTCTTGGTGGACCAAATCTAATTCATCATAATTAACAGTTTCTAGGCGGATCAAATCTGGTTCATCATCATTAGCAGTCGGTAGCTGTTCTGGAAAAGCACCCTACATcaaaagaatttgattatttagATGTTAGAGACTAGGTATCATAACTAAAGTAAAAACCTGTTGGTTTAGATTCAATTTACTGTCTCTATTTGCTTTATCAACATGCAAATcactaaattataattcaacattgtttccatttataattacaataaaaaaaatattgtttcttgaaaaaaatgtaatttgaATGATTGAAGTAAGTGAAATATAATATCAGAAAAGGTATCTgacaaaataacaaataaagataattataataat containing:
- the LOC18607166 gene encoding uncharacterized protein LOC18607166, coding for MRVSGELKRRRRPAPHSGTNWSEFTGTTHISKGAFPEQLPTANDDEPDLIRLETVNYDELDLVHQESHLLEIANGILSDQKQLPDNQDGWRLKKVGEANADSENYLRQTTLETDHVERDLGSQNIQVSNGDEENGGSNNHDDSSLKDVLTWVFPITNFTLELPSAVFDQLSSKDHPHYALIMMLISFIALMACIAELFYKG